Below is a window of Fibrobacter sp. UWB11 DNA.
CGTCATGTCACGGAAAGCGCGCCCCGCAAAATGCTGGTAATTGTGAGCAAGCAAACGCTCCGGCAAGTTGCCAGCAAGCGTAGAACTCAGCATCTGCGGCATGTGACTCACCCACGCCATCGTGCGGTCGTGATGTTCCGGCGGGAACACCACAGAATTCGCCCCCACAAAATGAATCAATTCCAAAAGCGGCGCATAAACAGATTCAGGCGTACCCTCTGGCGGGCAAACAAACCAGTACGCATTTTCAAAAATCGCAGGATCGTTGTATTCGCAAGTGCGCTTTTCGGAACCCGCCATCGGGTGGCTACCGACAAAACGGAACGGAGCCGGCAAACGCATGCCCGCCTTGCAAATTTCAACCTTCGTCGAGCCGATATCGCTCACCAAAATTTCACGGCCAACAGCGGCTTCAGATGCAGCCCACGAAACGCGCCCCAGCGCATCAATCATTTTAAGAATGTGGATAATCGGCGCACAGAGCAAAATCAAGTCACTGTCATTTGCCCATTCTTCCGTTTGGTCGTACTGGTAAAATTCATCTGCAAGTTCAAGCTCGCGAGCACGCTTGAGCGTCGATGGCGAACTCACGGCACGAATCTTCGTCGGGAGCTTAGCCTGTTTGATGGCAGCAGCAATCGAGCTTGCCAAGAGGCCAAAACCCACCATAGTAATGCGGCCGACCATTATTCTTCCACCTTGCGAGTTTCTTCCATGATGACACGGAAAATATTCTGGAACGATTCCGGTTGGAGCAGCCCACCCGCCTTTTTCGCCTTTTCGGCAACTTCGTTCAAAACAGCCGTTTCGCGACCTTCGTCAAACACGGGCAACCCCTTCTGCTTTTTGATTTTACCAATCTCGGCAGCGTATGTCGCCCTCTTGTTGAGGATCGCCATCAGTTCATCGTTCAGTTCATCAATGCGAATGCGCCATTCATTAATATCCATGTACGTGAATGTAGAAAAAAATGGTTGCTGTTTTGCGAT
It encodes the following:
- a CDS encoding prephenate dehydrogenase/arogenate dehydrogenase family protein; this encodes MVGRITMVGFGLLASSIAAAIKQAKLPTKIRAVSSPSTLKRARELELADEFYQYDQTEEWANDSDLILLCAPIIHILKMIDALGRVSWAASEAAVGREILVSDIGSTKVEICKAGMRLPAPFRFVGSHPMAGSEKRTCEYNDPAIFENAYWFVCPPEGTPESVYAPLLELIHFVGANSVVFPPEHHDRTMAWVSHMPQMLSSTLAGNLPERLLAHNYQHFAGRAFRDMTRIAASGWGMWHDIAVTNRDETTRALCEVRDGLDKTIAAMNGLNVVKDGKPASGNFENDEQSVVADNSQALADIFKAGNDGRASLFAPGRNNTASFYEITVQLKDKPGALLSVMQPLAEEGINIRDIELMKVRENVAGTLLLAFKTEEEAARAVKTLRYLDYEVKERR
- a CDS encoding chorismate mutase, with product MDINEWRIRIDELNDELMAILNKRATYAAEIGKIKKQKGLPVFDEGRETAVLNEVAEKAKKAGGLLQPESFQNIFRVIMEETRKVEE